The Arvicanthis niloticus isolate mArvNil1 chromosome 2, mArvNil1.pat.X, whole genome shotgun sequence genome includes a window with the following:
- the Rag2 gene encoding V(D)J recombination-activating protein 2 — translation MSLQMVTVGHNIALIQPGFSLMNFDGQVFFFGQKGWPKRSCPTGVFHFDIKQNHLKLKPAIFSKDSCYLPPLRYPATCSYKGSIDSDKHQYIIHGGKTPNNELSDKIYIMSVACKNNKKVTFRCTEKDLVGDVPEARYGHSIDVVYSRGKSMGVLFGGRSYMPSSQRTTEKWNSVTDCLPHVFLVDFEFGCATSYILPELQDGLSFHVSIARNDTIYILGGHSLASNIRPANLYRIRVDLPLGTPAVNCTVLPGGISVSSAILTQTNNDEFVIVGGYQLENQKRMVCSIVSLGDNKIEISEMETPDWTPDIKHSKIWFGSNMGNGTVFLGIPGDNKQAMSEAFYFYMLRCSEDDVNEEQKLVSNSQTSTEDPGDSTPFEDSEEFCFSAEATSFDGDDEFDTYNEDDEDDESVTGYWITCCPTCDVDINTWVPFYSTELNKPAMIYCSHGDGHWVHAQCMDLEERTLIQLSEGSNKYYCNEHVQIAIALQTPKRSLPLQKPPMKSLHKKGSGKVLTPAKKSFLRRLFD, via the coding sequence ATGTCTCTGCAGATGGTAACAGTGGGTCATAACATAGCCTTAATTCAACCAGGCTTTTCATTAATGAATTTTGATGGTCAAGTTTTCTTCTTTGGCCAAAAAGGCTGGCCGAAGAGATCCTGCCCTACTGGAGTCTTTCATTTtgatataaaacaaaatcatcTCAAACTGAAGCCTGCAATTTTCTCTAAAGATTCCTGCTACCTCCCACCTCTTCGTTACCCAGCTACTTGCTCATACAAAGGTAGCATAGACTCTGACAAGCATCAATATATCATTCACGGAGGGAAAACACCAAACAATGAGCTTTCCGATAAGATTTATATCATGTCTGTTGCTTGCAAGAATAACAAAAAAGTTACTTTCCGTTGTACAGAAAAAGACTTAGTAGGAGATGTCCCTGAAGCCAGATACGGCCATTCTATTGACGTAGTATATAGTCGAGGAAAAAGTATGGGTGTTCTCTTTGGAGGACGATCATATATGCCTTCTTCCCAGAGAACCACAGAAAAATGGAATAGTGTAACCGACTGCCTACCCCATGTTTTCTTGGTAGATTTTGAATTTGGGTGTGCTACATCATATATTCTCCCAGAACTTCAGGATGGGCTGTCTTTTCATGTTTCTATTGCCAGAAATGATACCATTTATATTTTGGGAGGACACTCACTCGCCAGTAACATACGCCCTGCCAACTTGTATAGAATAAGAGTAGATCTTCCCCTGGGTACCCCAGCAGTGAATTGCACAGTCTTGCCAGGAGGAATCTCTGTCTCCAGTGCAATCCTCACTCAAACAAATAATGATGAATTTGTTATTGTTGGTGGTTATCAGCTGGAAAATCAAAAAAGGATGGTCTGCAGCATCGTCTCTCTAGGAGACAACAAGATTGAAATTAGTGAGATGGAGACCCCAGACTGGACCCCAGATATTAAACATAGCAAAATATGGTTTGGAAGCAACATGGGAAATGGGACTGTTTTCCTTGGCATACCAGGAGACAATAAGCAAGCTATGTCGGAAgcattctatttttatatgttgaGATGCTCTGAAGACGATGTGAATGAAGAGCAGAAACTTGTCTCAAACAGTCAGACATCAACAGAAGACCCTGGGGACTCCACTCCCTTTGAAGACTCAGAAGAATTTTGTTTCAGTGCTGAAGCAACCAGttttgatggtgatgatgaatTTGACACCTAcaatgaagatgatgaagatgatgagtCTGTAACTGGCTACTGGATAACATGTTGCCCCACTTGTGATGTGGACATCAATACCTGGGTTCCATTCTATTCAACTGAACTCAATAAACCTGCCATGATCTATTGTTCTCATGGGGATGGGCACTGGGTGCATGCCCAGTGCATGGATTTGGAAGAACGCACACTCATCCAGTTGTCAGAAGGAAGCAACAAGTATTATTGCAATGAGCATGTACAGATAGCAATAGCATTACAAACTCCCAAAAGAAGCCTCCCCTTACAAAAACCTCCAATGAAATCCCTCCACAAAAAAGGCTCTGGGAAAGTCTTGACTCCTGCCAAGAAATCCTTTCTTAGAAGGTTGTTTGATTAG